The Fusobacterium pseudoperiodonticum DNA window ATAGAAGGAATAATAACTTTCTCTATAGTTCAAATGTGGTTAAGTATCTAATAGATTAAGGAGATTTTAAATGAATCCAGTATTTTTAAAACTAGGTCCTATAGAGCTTCATTATTATGGACTTATGTATGCAATAGCATTTTACGTTGGTATAACTCTTGGTAAGAAAATAGCAAAAGAAAGAAATTTTGATGTTGAATTAGTTGAGAATTATGCTTTTGTTGCTATTATTTCAGGTTTAATAGGAGGAAGACTTTACTATGTACTTTTCAATCTTCCTTATTATTTAAGAAATCCTCTTGAAATTCCTGCTGTTTGGCATGGTGGAATGGCCATACATGGAGGAATAATCGGTGGAATAATTGGAACTTTTATCTATGCAAAGATTAAAAAGGTTAATCCACTGACATTGGGAGATTTTGCAGCGGGACCATTTATACTAGGGCAAGCAATTGGTAGAATAGGTAATTTTATGAATGGAGAAGTTCATGGAGTTCCAACTTTCACACCATTTTCTGTAATATTTAATTTAAAACCTAAATTCTATGAATGGTATTCATATTATCAAAATTTAGATTTAATAGAAAAATCAAAATATAAGGAGCTTGTTCCTTGGGGAGTTGTATTCCCAGAAAGCTCACCAGCAGGAAGTGAATTTCCTAATTTAGCATTACACCCTGCTATGCTTTATGAAATGGTTCTAAACCTTATAGGTTTTTTCATAATTTGGTTTATTTTGAGAAAGAAAGAAAATAAAGCACCTGGTTATATGTGGTGGTGGTATATCATAATTTATTCAATAAATAGAATAATAATAAGTTTCTTTAGAGTTGAAGACTTAATGTTCTTTAATTTTAGAGCACCTCATGTAATAAGTTTTATTTTAATTGCTATTTCAATTTTCTTTTTGAAAAAAGGAAATAAAAAAATATTATAATTTATTGACAAATTTAATAAAAAATGTTAAAATTCTTTAAGTAAAAGCCATCAAGAGAGATTGAGGGACAGGCCCGTTGAGATCTCAGCAACCTGCACACTGTGTGTGGTGCTAATTCCTGATAGATGGAGAATGATTATTAAAATAACATTTCTCTATCTGGATTGGATAGAGTTTTTTTATTGTATTATTATTTGTTTTAATTTTTAAGGAGGAATGAATGAAAAAATTTACATATTTTACATCTGAATTTGTATCACCTGGACACCCAGACAAAGTTTCAGATCAAATATCAGACGCTATTTTAGATGCTTGTTTAGCAGATGACCCTAACTCAAGAGTTGCCTGTGAAGTATTTTGTACTACAGGTTTAGTTGTAGTTGGAGGAGAAATCACTACTACAACATATATCGATGTTCAAGAAATTGTTAGAAAGAAAATTAATGAAATTGGTTATAGACCAGGTATGGGATTTGACTCTGACTGTGGAACTTTAAGTTGTATACACTCTCAATCACCTGATATTGCTATGGGAGTTGATGTAGGTGGAGCTGGAGACCAAGGAATAATGTTTGGTGGAGCTGTTAAAGAAACTGAAGAACTTATGCCTTTAGCACTTGTTCTATCAAGAGAAATCTTAGTAAGACTTACTAAAATGATGAAAGCTGGAGAAATTGCATGGGCTAGACCTGACCAAAAATCACAAGTTACTTTAGCTTATGATGAAAATGGAAATATTGACCATGTTGATTCTATCGTTGTTTCAGTTCAACATAATGAAGAAGTTTCTCATGCTGAGATAGAAAAAACTGTTATAGAAAAAGTTGTAAACCCTGTTTTAGAAAAATATAAATTAAATACTGAAAATATCAAATACTATATCAATCCAACAGGAAGATTTGTTATCGGAGGACCTCATGGAGACACAGGTCTTACTGGAAGAAAAATTATAGTTGATACTTATGGTGGATACTTTAGACATGGTGGAGGAGCTTTCTCTGGTAAAGACCCTTCAAAAGTTGACAGATCAGCTGCTTATGCTGCTAGATGGGTTGCTAAAAACGTTGTTGCAGCTGACTTTGCAGATAAATGTGAAATCCAATTATCTTATGCAATAGGAGTGGATAAACCTGTTTCTATAAAAGTTGATACTTTTGGAACTGCAAAAGTTGATGAAGATAAAATTTCTGAAGCAATATCAAAAGTATTTGATCTATCTCCAAGAGGAATAGAAAAAGCTCTTGAATTAAGAGAAGGTAAATTCAAATATCAAGATTTAGCTGCTTTTGGACATATAGGAAGAACTGATATAGATACTCCTTGGGAAAGACTAAATAAGATTGAAGAATTGAAAAAAGCTATTAACTTATAGGAAAGTGATGAAATGTTAAAGAAATTTTCAGAAGCTCAAGAAAAAGGCTATAACTATATGCTATTTATAGAATTGGGATATTTAACTTCAAAAAATGATTTATCTAGCTTTCAAGTAAAAGCTGTAACTATTGAAGGATATTTTGAAACAATAAAACAAATATATGACTATGTTGAAAATATAGATTTCGAAGAAACAGAAGAAAAAGATGGAAGATATGAGTGTGAAGTTTCTAATATCTATGATGTAAGTAGAAAAATATATTTTATAAAAAATGAAGGGCTTACATTTACAGAAGTAGATGATACTGATATAGTTGATAGAATTGCAAATAAAGGTCCTAAAGAAATTGTTGGAAAAAGTAAGGAATTTTTAGAAGCAAGACTCTGAACCTCTCACGACTAAAGTCGCAAGGTTCTTAAGTACCATTTAGTTTCTTTTGAATATCTAGTATTCAAATACTAGCTAATTTCCTTAAGACTTTAATGGACAAGCTCTCCGTTGAGAACATTTACGTCCTGTTGGCTCGGTTCAAAACCATTTAATTTTGGCAGTGAATATTTTACGAGGTTACTGCATTTTCTAACCTCAACCTTATATATTCAGTTGCTAATGTTCTAAATATATTATACACTAAAACTAGTAAAATTGCAAATTTTAGTGCAACATTTTTAATGTTGGTGTTATTCATCTCACGGCTAAAGCCAGTGTTCTAACACACTTAATAAAAAATAAGGGCATTATGCCCTTATTTTTTATTTTACATATGCTAAGAATTTTTCAGATAGTTCATGTCTTCCATGAGCAAGGTCGAAGAATTCTTTTTGTAGTGCTTTAGTTATAGTTTTATCTCCATTTCCAACTACTATATCATCAACAGAGTAAACAGGAGTAACTTCAGCAGCTGTACCTGTTAAGAATAATTCATCACAGATATATAAAAGTTCTCTTGGTATAGCTTGTTCTACAACTTCATAACCTAATTTTTTTGCTAATTGAATAACTGTATCTTTTGTTATTCCTCCAAGTGCAGAAGAAGCTAAAGTTGGAGTTATTATTTTACCATTTAAAACAACAAATAGATTTTCTCCACTTCCTTCACTGACATTTCCTAAATAGTCAAGAGCAATACCTTCTTCATATCCATTATTAAGTGCTTCTAATCTAATAAGTTGAGAACTTAAATAGTTTCCTCCAGCTTTTGCAAGAGAAGGTAAAGTATTAAGAGCAGGTCTTCTCCAACTAGAAACTTGTACTCTTATTCCTTTGTTAAGTGCTTCTTCTCCTAGATATGCTCCCCAAGCCCAAGCAGCTATTGCAACCTCTACTGGACATCTTGATGGAGTAACACCTAATTCAAAATAACCACGATAAGCTATTGGACGGATATATCCTTGTTCTAATTTATTAGCTTTTACAGTTTCAATTATAGCTTGTTCAATTTCTTCTACTGTATAAGGAATTTCCATTCTATATATTTTTGCAGAGTCAAAAAGTCTTTTAACATGTTCTCTTAATCTAAAAATTGCTGGTCCATTTTCTGTCTTATAGATTCTTATCCCTTCAAATACTGAGCTTCCATAGTGAACTACATGAGATAAAATATGTATATTAGCATCATCATGTCCTACTAATTTTCCATTCATCCAAATTTTTTCTGTGTTTATCATTTCAAAATACTCCTTAAATTTTTAGTTGTACTATAATAACTTAATTTTAAAAAAAAATCAAGTTTTTTTTGAATTATTTTTCAACTTTTAAGGCTCTAAATGAATTTAAAACAGCAAGTATAGTAACTCCTGTATCAGCAAAAACTGCCATCCACATATCAGCTATTCCTAAGGCACTTAAAATAAGAGCAATAACTTTTATTCCAAAAGCAAGAGCCATATTTTGCATTGCTATCTTCATAGTCTTTTTAGAGCTTTTTATAGCTGTTACTATCTTACTAGGTTCATCTGTCATAATGACTACATCAGCAGCCTCTATCGCAGCATCAGAGCCCATAGCACCCATAGCAATACCCACATCTGCTCTAGCAAGAACAGGTGCATCATTTATACCGTCCCCCACAAAAATTACAGAGCCTTTTGATGTTTTATTTTTTATTATTTCTTCAAATTTGCTTACTTTATCTTGAGGTAAAAGATTGGAATAAGTTTCATCTAATTCTAAGTCTTCTCCAACTTTTTTAGCTACCTTTTCTAAGTCACCTGTAAGCATTATATTCTTTTTAATTCCTATATTTTTCAATTCTTTTATAGCTCTTTTAGCATCTTCTTTTATCTCATCAGAAATTACTATATAACCTGAAAATACATTATCAATCTCAACATAAAGTATCGTTCCTACATCAGTTACAGAAATATCCTTTGGAAGATTTACCAATTTTTCATTTCCAACAAGAACTTTTTTATTATTTATAATAGCTTCTATACCCTTACCAGAAATTTCTTTAATACTATTTATAGATGAGTTATCAATCTCTTTATTATAATATTTTTGTATAGACTTCGATATAGGGTGGTTTGAGCCTGATTCAGCACTAGCAACATAAAACATAAATTCATTTTCATCTATATTTTTATCATGGACTACAACTTTTTGAACATTGAAAACTCCCTTAGTTAGAGTTCCTGTCTTATCAAAAACAACTGTATCAACCTTAGCTAAAGCTTCTAAATAGTTTCCTCCCTTTATTAAAACTCCTGCTTTTGAAGCTGCACCAATTCCGCTAAAAAAACTAAGTGGTACAGAAATTACAAAGGCACAAGGACAAGAAACAACTAAAAATGATAAAGCTCTAAATACCCATAATCTAAAATTATATTCTCCACTTATAATAGGTGGAAGAAGTGCTAATAAAATAGCTAGTCCTATAACGATTGGTGTATATACTTTTGCAAATCTTGTTATTAATCTTTCTGATTTAGATTTTTTAGCTGCTGCATTTTCAACTAAATCTAAAACTTTGTTAACTGTGGAATCAAAGTATTCTTTTGTTACTTTTGCTGTGATTAAACCATTTATATTGATACAACCACTTAAAATATTTGCTCCTTCTCTTGCCTCAACAGGAACTGATTCTCCTGTCAATGCTGAAGTATCAAGGCTTGTTTCACCTTTTATTATAGTTGCATCTAGTGGAACTCTTTCACCAGGTCTTATTTCAATGATTTCTCCAATTTCTACTTCATCAGGATCAACTCTTTGAGTTTTATTATCTCTGATAACATTTGCAAACTCAGGCTTTATATCCATCATAGCAGCAATAGATTTTCTTGATTTATTAACTGCATAACCTTGAAACAATTCCCCTATTTCATACAAAAGCATAACTGCAACTGCTTCTGGATATTCTCCTATTAAAATAGCTCCTAAAGTTGCCACTGTCATTAAAAAATTTTCATCTAAAAAATCTCCTCTTTCTATCTTTTTAACAGCAAGTAAGACTGTATCTTTTCCCACTAAAACATAGGCTACAAGTATTAGTATAAGTTGTAGTGCTTGAGGCATTCTTATAAATAGAGTTAAAGTAAACAGTATAGCAGAAATAGCAATAATTATTTCCTTCTTTTTTTTCATAATACACCAACCATTCCATTCAAAATTTGACTATGCTTTTACCATATTTACATCAGGTTCAACTTCATTCACTAATTTCTTTACTTTTTCAACTACTTCTTCCATATTTTCACTTTCAAGAGTCATTTTAGTTGTCATGAAGTTTACCATAACAGATTTAACTCCTTCTAATTTTCCAACTTTTTCTTCAATCTTAGATGCACAGTGAGCACAATTCAATCCTTCTAATTTAAAAACTTTTTTCATATTAATCCTCTCCTTTTTCTTCTTGTATATGTACTAAACCTTGTTCAAAAATTTCTTTTACATGATTATCTGCTAAAGAGTAAAGAACTTCTTTTCCAGATTTTCTAAACTTTACTAAGTCTGCTTCTCTCAAAGCTCTTAATTGATGAGATACAGCTGATTTTGTCATATTTAAAACATTGGCTATATCACAAACACACATTTCACTTACATCTAATGCCCATAAGATTCTTATTCTTGTACCATCTCCTATAACTTTAAAGAAGTCTGATAAATCTCCAAGAATTTCATCATTAGGAAATTCTTTTTTTACTTTTTCAACAATTTCTTTATTTACACTATCGCAATCGCAAGAGTTTACAGGTTTTACTGATTTTATTGCTTTCATAGTTTCACCTCTTTTATATTAACAATTGATTATCTATTCAACTGTGTATATTATAATTGAATACCTATTCAATTGTCAAGAACTTTTTTTATTTTTTCAATAAAAAAGAGAATTCTTAAGTTTTTAATTCTCAAAAATTCTCTTAATTAGGTCAGTTCATAGTTTATCAACACTATTTGACAAATAACCTATAAATATGTTCCATCTATATAGCTTTTCTTAAATTAATTATTTCTTATACTAAGATATATGATAATCTATTTTTTCTGTAATTTTATAAAGAATTTTTTTTAATCTTTCTATTACTACTGTTATTTCTCTATTAGCTTTATTTGTTTTTTCTAAATCATCTTTATCATAAACAGCATATTCTGAAAGACTATTATCATGAAAATTAAAATAAGTTCTTCTTAATTCAACTAAATTTATTAATTCTTTATCTGTTAATTTTTTTTCTTTTAATGTTATATTGATTTCTCCTAAAAATCTTTTCATCTCTTCTATATATCCTTTTGAGTTCTTTCTCATATCCTTATATTTTTC harbors:
- the metK gene encoding methionine adenosyltransferase; translation: MKKFTYFTSEFVSPGHPDKVSDQISDAILDACLADDPNSRVACEVFCTTGLVVVGGEITTTTYIDVQEIVRKKINEIGYRPGMGFDSDCGTLSCIHSQSPDIAMGVDVGGAGDQGIMFGGAVKETEELMPLALVLSREILVRLTKMMKAGEIAWARPDQKSQVTLAYDENGNIDHVDSIVVSVQHNEEVSHAEIEKTVIEKVVNPVLEKYKLNTENIKYYINPTGRFVIGGPHGDTGLTGRKIIVDTYGGYFRHGGGAFSGKDPSKVDRSAAYAARWVAKNVVAADFADKCEIQLSYAIGVDKPVSIKVDTFGTAKVDEDKISEAISKVFDLSPRGIEKALELREGKFKYQDLAAFGHIGRTDIDTPWERLNKIEELKKAINL
- the lgt gene encoding prolipoprotein diacylglyceryl transferase, which codes for MNPVFLKLGPIELHYYGLMYAIAFYVGITLGKKIAKERNFDVELVENYAFVAIISGLIGGRLYYVLFNLPYYLRNPLEIPAVWHGGMAIHGGIIGGIIGTFIYAKIKKVNPLTLGDFAAGPFILGQAIGRIGNFMNGEVHGVPTFTPFSVIFNLKPKFYEWYSYYQNLDLIEKSKYKELVPWGVVFPESSPAGSEFPNLALHPAMLYEMVLNLIGFFIIWFILRKKENKAPGYMWWWYIIIYSINRIIISFFRVEDLMFFNFRAPHVISFILIAISIFFLKKGNKKIL
- a CDS encoding heavy metal translocating P-type ATPase is translated as MKKKKEIIIAISAILFTLTLFIRMPQALQLILILVAYVLVGKDTVLLAVKKIERGDFLDENFLMTVATLGAILIGEYPEAVAVMLLYEIGELFQGYAVNKSRKSIAAMMDIKPEFANVIRDNKTQRVDPDEVEIGEIIEIRPGERVPLDATIIKGETSLDTSALTGESVPVEAREGANILSGCININGLITAKVTKEYFDSTVNKVLDLVENAAAKKSKSERLITRFAKVYTPIVIGLAILLALLPPIISGEYNFRLWVFRALSFLVVSCPCAFVISVPLSFFSGIGAASKAGVLIKGGNYLEALAKVDTVVFDKTGTLTKGVFNVQKVVVHDKNIDENEFMFYVASAESGSNHPISKSIQKYYNKEIDNSSINSIKEISGKGIEAIINNKKVLVGNEKLVNLPKDISVTDVGTILYVEIDNVFSGYIVISDEIKEDAKRAIKELKNIGIKKNIMLTGDLEKVAKKVGEDLELDETYSNLLPQDKVSKFEEIIKNKTSKGSVIFVGDGINDAPVLARADVGIAMGAMGSDAAIEAADVVIMTDEPSKIVTAIKSSKKTMKIAMQNMALAFGIKVIALILSALGIADMWMAVFADTGVTILAVLNSFRALKVEK
- a CDS encoding cation transporter; protein product: MKKVFKLEGLNCAHCASKIEEKVGKLEGVKSVMVNFMTTKMTLESENMEEVVEKVKKLVNEVEPDVNMVKA
- a CDS encoding branched-chain amino acid transaminase: MINTEKIWMNGKLVGHDDANIHILSHVVHYGSSVFEGIRIYKTENGPAIFRLREHVKRLFDSAKIYRMEIPYTVEEIEQAIIETVKANKLEQGYIRPIAYRGYFELGVTPSRCPVEVAIAAWAWGAYLGEEALNKGIRVQVSSWRRPALNTLPSLAKAGGNYLSSQLIRLEALNNGYEEGIALDYLGNVSEGSGENLFVVLNGKIITPTLASSALGGITKDTVIQLAKKLGYEVVEQAIPRELLYICDELFLTGTAAEVTPVYSVDDIVVGNGDKTITKALQKEFFDLAHGRHELSEKFLAYVK
- a CDS encoding ArsR/SmtB family transcription factor, whose protein sequence is MKSVKPVNSCDCDSVNKEIVEKVKKEFPNDEILGDLSDFFKVIGDGTRIRILWALDVSEMCVCDIANVLNMTKSAVSHQLRALREADLVKFRKSGKEVLYSLADNHVKEIFEQGLVHIQEEKGED